The genomic DNA GCTTATTTCCGGCAAATTGTCGGAGATGAGCGCGAATTCGTGATGCGGGTCAGTGACGTGGAAGCGCCCGCAGCGCAAGGCCCCCTGGATGTCCTGTATACTCCGCCCTCTTTCATTCATCTGTTGGAAAGCGGGCAATGGGATGCCGCAGAAGAAAAAATAGTAGCCGTCTGTGAGGAACTGGATGAGAAATGGTCGGAATCGTGGGAGCATTGTATGGAGGCAGGTTTTTTAATTACGGCTTCTTTCACCAATCTCGCACACCGAAATAGGCTTACTCTGGCTACCTTAATGGGTAGCGATATGGAGTGGCTGCAGAGCGGGAAAGCTTTCTCCACCATCAGTAAACTGCGAAAATGGTCGCTTAGTGTGCTCGGCAAACTCAAGGAAGGCACGTCAAACGAAATCAAAGACATACGTTCCGAGTATGTGAGAAAGATTCAGGATTTTACGGATAAAAACCTGCATCTAGATGTTTCCCTCCGTGTACTGGCCGACCATGTCAATCTGCATCCGACCCATTTGTCCAAGATTTATAAGATTGAAACTGGTGAAGGCATAAGTGATTATATCTCGCGCCTGCGCATGGATCGTGCCTGTCACAAGCTGAAAATGACCACCAAAAAAGTATATGAAATCAGCATGGAGATTGGATATATGGATCCTGCTTATTTTATCAAGGTGTTCAAACGCCAGTTTGGGGTCACGCCGCAGGAGTACAGAGACCATCATAAATAGCATGATAGAGTCCTATCGAAACTAAAAAACTCATATAGATGCCATCCCCGCCGACTTGATACAGTTACACTTGTAAAGATCATACACCGTAGGGGGATTGAAGAATGATCAAATTCAAAGCATGGTGGTCGCTGCTCATGGTCATCGCTCTTATCACAATTACAGCCTGTGGCAGTGGCGAAACATCCAATGAGAATGCCACGAACGATAATACGCTGGCGGCGGTCGGTTCACCCGAAGCAGAAGCTGCTTTTGCAAAAGGGAAATACGATCCACCCATTGAGTTCAGTTCGGTGTTGATGCCGAAGAAATACGTTCAAGGGGACACCAAAGAAAATAACGTTCACGATCGGTGGATGCTGGAAACGCTGGGCATGAAGCATAAAGATACCTGGTATCCAGCCAATGATGATCAATACAAACAAAAGCTTCAGTTGGCCATTGCCTCTGGCGAGAAGCTGCCTGATTTCGTTTCGGTACCCACCAATGCGGTATTGACCAATCAACTTATTGATTCCGGTCAATTCATTGCCATCAATGAGTTGTTCGACAAGTATGCAAATAAAATTCTGAAAGACCACGCGGCAGCGCATCCGGAGCTATGGTACCCTTTCACCAAGGACGGCAAGAAATACAATATGCCGATCCTAGAATACACAGATAATGACGACACGCTGCTGTGGTTCAGAGAAGATTGGATGGAAAAGCTGAATCTGGAAGCTCCCAAAACCATCGCGGATCTTGAAAATATCATGGATAAATTCAAGAACGAGAACCCGGATGGCTTAGCACCTAATGAAGTTTTTCCACTCGCAATTTCCTTGAAAAATAATACAAACACCTGGATGGGCTCACTCGATTGGTTATTCGGAGCATACGGTACGGTTCAGGAGCAGTGGAACAAAGACGCCCATGGCAATCTGGAGTACGGCTCCATTAATCCCGGTGCAAAGCAGGCACTCGTGAAGCTTAGTGAATGGATGGAAAAAGGCTATATTCATACCGACTCCGCCCTGTGGGATGAAGGTAAATCTGCGGAGAGCTGGACGAAAGGCGCCGCAGGCATTCTGCCCGGAGCCAACTGGATTCCAGACTGGCCAGCCCCCGATCTGTTGAAGAATGTGCCTGGAGCGAAAATTAAAGCTTATCCGGTTCCAACAGGTCCAGATGGACTCATCGGTACGAAATGGCAGAACGCCGGCGTCAACGCCAGTATTATGATTAACAAGGACGCGAAGCATCCTGAAGCCATTTTCCTGTACTATAACTATCTGCTCGATAACCTGGCTAACCCGGCCGCTGGCAGTGAATATGAATACGGCTTCGCCAAAGGCTACGATTGGGACATCGTGGACGGAGAACCGACCAGTGATAAAAAAAAGATTAAAGACTTCTCCAATGAGTTCCCTTTCCTGACAGGCCCGGCACGTATCCCGAATCTGTACATGAAGACACTCGTTAAACTGGCTGATGGGAAAACGCCAGAAACCCCTTATGAGAAACAAATGGCCGAGTTCCGCAAACCCGAAAACTGGGCCGCAGCCAAGGTAGTCATGTCACAATTAGACATTCGCAAGCAAAACTACTTCACCGGTGCTGCGACACCAACGATGGTATCCAAATGGAACCTGCTTCGCCAGTCCGAAATGGAAACCTTCAACAAAATCATCTACGGCAAGCTGCCGATCGATGCCTTTGACCAATTTGTAGCCAATTGGAAATCCAATGGCGGTGACCAGATTACGCAAGAAGTGAATGATTGGTTCAAGTCAGTGTCTGGGAAATAAGGGATAAAAATAAGAAACAAATATAAAAAGCCGAAGCGTGTGTTTTTGTCGTTTCGGCTTGCTTTGGTTTAGTTTAAGATCGCTACGCTTGATGGGCATTCGGCCTTTCGCTTTCGCCTTCTGTCCCTATAGACTGACTCAGCAAGGAAACCGTGAGCGGAATGCTATCCTGTAATCCTTGTAAGTATAATCTTTTCACTTGTATTAGTAGAAATTTTATAAACTCTTTTACCACCACCCCCTTCAATTAAGGCGGAGTGGATCGGTTACACTCTTCTAGACAGAAAAATTGTGGTCTAATATAGTAGACTACAGACCAACCTAGAAGGAGCAAATGGACGATGACTAAAAAAGAAAGACGTACCTTTAGCGCTGAATTTAAAGCACAAATGGTTCAACTCTATCAGAGTGGTAAACCGCGAAAGGATATCATTCAAGAGTATGATTTGAATCCTTCATCGTTAGATAAATGGGTGAAACAGAGTTCCACATCTGGATCCTTCAAAGAGAAAGACAACCGAACTCCAGAGGAATTAGAACTGATCGAGCTTCGAAAACAGAACAAGCAACTGCTCATGGAGAATGACATTTTAAAGCAAGCCGCGCTGATCATGGGACGAAAGTAAATGTCATTCGCCAGAATAAACATAAATACTCGGTATCAGCAATGTGCGACGTCCTAAAGCTCCCTAGAAGCACCTATTATTATGAAGAAAACAAAGTGGAAGTGACATCGGAGGATGAGCTTCCCTCCCTGATTATGGACATTTTTCAAAGCAGCCGACAAAACTATGGTACGCGTAAGATAAAAAAAGAGTTGCACCAACAAGGCTTTACGGTATCCAGGCGGAGAATAGGACGAATCATGAAAGAATATGGGCTGGTTTCCTCGTATACGATCGCTCAGTACAAGCCTCATCCCACGAAATGCAATGAAGCCAAGCAAGCGAATGTATTGGACCGGAAATTTGAGCAAGAGCAGGCGTTATCTGTCGTCGTAAGCGATCTGACGTACGTTAGAGTAGGTTCATATTGGAATTACGTATGCTTCTTTGTGGATCTGTTTAACCGCGAAATTATCGGTTACAGTGCGGGGGCACACAAGGATGCCAAGCTGGTTTACCGTGCTTTGGCTTCGATTAAGGGCAACCTGAATGACATTCAGCTCTTCCACACGGACCGAGGCAATGAATTCAAGAATAAGCTCATCGACGATGCGCTGGAGGCTTTTCAGATTGAGCGTTCCTTAAGCATGAAAGGCTGCCCCTATGACAACGCCGTTGCGGAAGCCACGTTTAAAATGTTCAAAACGGAGTTTGTGAAGAAACGTCATTTTGAAAGTCTAGCTGAGTTAACCACAGAATTACATGACTATGTGCACTGGTTCAACCATATTCGGATTCACGGTTCTCTGGAGTACTTGAGTCCGGCT from Paenibacillus sp. FSL R10-2782 includes the following:
- a CDS encoding ABC transporter substrate-binding protein; translation: MIKFKAWWSLLMVIALITITACGSGETSNENATNDNTLAAVGSPEAEAAFAKGKYDPPIEFSSVLMPKKYVQGDTKENNVHDRWMLETLGMKHKDTWYPANDDQYKQKLQLAIASGEKLPDFVSVPTNAVLTNQLIDSGQFIAINELFDKYANKILKDHAAAHPELWYPFTKDGKKYNMPILEYTDNDDTLLWFREDWMEKLNLEAPKTIADLENIMDKFKNENPDGLAPNEVFPLAISLKNNTNTWMGSLDWLFGAYGTVQEQWNKDAHGNLEYGSINPGAKQALVKLSEWMEKGYIHTDSALWDEGKSAESWTKGAAGILPGANWIPDWPAPDLLKNVPGAKIKAYPVPTGPDGLIGTKWQNAGVNASIMINKDAKHPEAIFLYYNYLLDNLANPAAGSEYEYGFAKGYDWDIVDGEPTSDKKKIKDFSNEFPFLTGPARIPNLYMKTLVKLADGKTPETPYEKQMAEFRKPENWAAAKVVMSQLDIRKQNYFTGAATPTMVSKWNLLRQSEMETFNKIIYGKLPIDAFDQFVANWKSNGGDQITQEVNDWFKSVSGK
- a CDS encoding IS3 family transposase (programmed frameshift) — protein: MTKKERRTFSAEFKAQMVQLYQSGKPRKDIIQEYDLNPSSLDKWVKQSSTSGSFKEKDNRTPEELELIELRKQNKQLLMENDIFKASRADHGTKVNVIRQNKHKYSVSAMCDVLKLPRSTYYYEENKVEVTSEDELPSLIMDIFQSSRQNYGTRKIKKELHQQGFTVSRRRIGRIMKEYGLVSSYTIAQYKPHPTKCNEAKQANVLDRKFEQEQALSVVVSDLTYVRVGSYWNYVCFFVDLFNREIIGYSAGAHKDAKLVYRALASIKGNLNDIQLFHTDRGNEFKNKLIDDALEAFQIERSLSMKGCPYDNAVAEATFKMFKTEFVKKRHFESLAELTTELHDYVHWFNHIRIHGSLEYLSPAEFKQRHHKKVV